The genome window CATATAGACAGCGAGTATACGCAACAACATATTTGTGCTACTATATCAATCCTCTCACTGTCTCTAAACTTCTTCTCCAACTGTCAATGGACTATAATTAATTGTCTAAAATCAACTAAGAAGCTAGCTGAAAATCTACATGTATTCCCAATTTCAGTTCCTCATTCTTAAAGATGGAACTCTGATTTAACTTAGTTGTATCTCAACAGAAATCAAATCACATTCAGGCAATAATTGTAAGAGATGTAAGATTACATATTTTTAAGAAAGCGGATTTGGTATAGGCCTTTCCAGTACCTACTGACAAATGTTTCCTTTTCTCTAAACTAGTTAAATAGACCATGCAATGTTGCTGATTGTGCCTTGAATGCCACCAATTTTTCTAAATTCTTTTAGCCTGAATGATAAGCCTGAAattttgtacttcatgaaaaacTCATTTCACCCTTTCATTTACTGAGCAGTTAGATATTTCCATGATCCGTGAGCTAAACTCAAATATCGCTTGAATAACTTTGAACTCAACTTAGATCTCTAGTAGAAGCTAATATGGATAATATAATTGGTTTACTTTTTCTGAGCTAAACGGCAGAAAAATATCGAATTTTATTCCTTGTCTATAGTGCATATGCATTGGAGAGGTAGTTTAATTTATTGAGTTATCTATAGATGATGTTGGTCAACGCTATAAATTATTTACTACTAGTATTTGAGATTCCACATAGTATGTTGGCCTGCCATTTCAGAACCTATGCATCAAGAAGATTAGAATGATTTTCCATTAGCAGGAAATTCTAGACACAATCATAActgatttgaatttaaatactTTACTTATACAAGAATAGCATTATTCGTTCTTCTCCGCACACTAGTGGAATAAAAATCTTTGAGATATGTTTGTCACCTTTCATCAGCGATGACTCTGCAGCTTGATCAAGTAAAGATAGGGCGGTACCAGGTAGTAGCATCGATATCTAAAGAATGTGGAAATGTTGCCAATGTACGCAGGGCCAGGCGTGTATGTCGTGCATTTGACCATGGCAAGAGAAAGCAAGTGATTAATCAGTGATGCCTTGATGATAATTGCGGCAAACAAGATTAATCCACTACTATATATAAATTACACTTTCTCCTAGATAGCAAGTAGTTCGGTATATAGAATTGGAAGAGTTAGTACTTGGTCATCAAGTGAGCAAAGTCTCACATGGAATATACACTATTGAATCACTTGAAGAAGCTCCaagtcaaaagaaaagaaaagaaaagaagcccctctaaaaatatttcaactGAAGATGGGTGGTAAAATTAATAGCTAAACTGAGAACAAATAAGAGAGAAGAACTGAAACACTCTGGAATAGATCGACTCATTGTCCTTGCCAAGAAATTTCATCAACAGATTCATCAGCTATACAAGCTAAAGGCACTGAGGATCGAATTAAAGGTGCAGGAGATAccaatcaaattagaaaacAGGCAATGGCAAAGAGAAGAGGTACTTGGTGCAGGAGAAGCCAATCATAGCCTGAGGGACAAGTCCAGCTCGTCGGTGCGCTCGACGTCGTTCCCGGGCACCGGAACAACATGCTGCGCATCCAGCGGCCTCGACCTCTTAGGCTCAGGCTCAGCTCCAGAAGCATCGACGACCTGGTCGGCACCGGCCACGGACGCCCCGTGCTCTCGCATGGCAGCGGAAATCTCCCGGCGGCGCTTGGCGAGGGTGCGCTCGTACTTGTGCGCGTTCTGGTGACCGCCGAGCGCCTGGAAGGTGTAGAACTTTCGGTCGCAGTACGTGCAGAGGAAGAAGCCGGGCGGCTCCTCCGGCTCGGCCAAGGCGGAAGGGTGGTGGTCCTGCTCACTATTCCCCATTGTAGCCAGCTTAATTTGCTACAGAATCTATTGTGCTAAGCGAGGATTATATAGTACGGGTGCtggagaaatggagagaggtGGATCTATCCAGTGGACGGAGGTCGTGCACTTCGTTACTGTGGCAACGAAAGAACTCAGGCCACGTTGCATGACCAGAGTACTGATCCTATCAGGGGAAAAAGTAGGGTGCGACTTCAAACAGAATGTCACGCCCAGCACCGTCTTTGTAAATTTGCAAAACTCGAAGAAAATCTCATAAAATATGAGGGAAACAAGAGTGATTTGAAATCACACTTACaattatataaaataatttacacTTACAATTATACCATTGTAATCAAATCCAAAACCCTAACTAAAACAACAAGCATGCTTACTGTTGAGCACAAGTACAATGTATATGTTGGACAGGAACAAGCTAGGAACGAAATAACTACAGCGAATAACATCAAAGCCTGCCAGAGGTGGCTTGCCCCACcctatatgtttttttaaaaaaaaaacgcgTCTGAGCACGTTGTTTCGTTAAGAGGAGACTGAACTTACACGTGACCGCAACACTGCACCTAGGCGAGCTGGAGCAGTTGATTACATCATAGGTGGATTATACGGTGACACAAACACGACCTACccaaagagaaaagaaaaaagcagTGGCAGCAAGAACAACATAGCTGAATTGCACTACTTGGGGACTAAGGTTGCTATAGGAGCTCCAGAAGTCTCATGTTGCCGGCTTGCACCTAGCACCGTCCCTCATCCCGGATAGCCTTGCTCAATTCACCGGCCAAGGTTACCTTACGATTGAATACTTTATTGCTCCCACTACTATGACAGTAATTTTTAGAGACGGATCATAACCTATTTTCACATGTGTTTAGCCAATCCGCTTGGgatcgaaggcctgtggaaatgaatgaTTTCCACAAGCGCAAAACAGATCGTCTGTGGAAAACAATTTACAAAGGCGGTTATCTTAaagaaccgcatgtgaaaatgtaTTTACACAGGCGATTCCTCAAgataaccgcctgtggaaatagttttcacaggcggttcctcaagataaccgcctgtggaaatggtttTCCACAAGCGGTCATCTTACGGAACCGACTGTGAAAACCTTTTCCACAGGCGGCCCActaaagatttccacaggcgggtgACATAAGGACCCGCTTGTGATatgtatttcttaaaaaaaaataagcatatattttattctctccagATTTCACATAGTTTCAATACAGATTTTTAACATTATAGATTTCAATAGCATtacatattttaatatttaacacaagtacaataatattcacaagtatttttacatcataagcctatattgctaagagtctttcttctcccaCTTACGAAGCCTccgatggctagctaattcgcctccaaGATCAAAGAATTTGCCACTCCtatggatgacttcgtgcataataaaccggcacatgtcacgttggacgttttggatatctttatCTGTAAGAGAGAGGTTGGTACATTGGATCATCCATGCCtggaatgaaaacacaactaaaagagttaaaacactactgacaacaaaaatataaccaaataaaaatatgcaggcacaatgatgacttacgtcctcagggttcgttgtgtaccttccgtttaccctaagaaattggcaaacatagtatccacaaagaacactatcgaaaccttgcttgtggcacttcaaataaaaacgcaacgtattcattagttcaataagactctttgttataaatagtgagatacaagcattagaagtgtgttattaccggaaagtgtatacggaccgtcatcgcattCAGCTtggccgtatcgtgtatcccacctttcgttacgtaccacttgtaggtcctattcgaatgccaataagtaattgtcaattcataaatgatttataagaactttatgtatggagatttcctttacctctgtataacatcaatgaaatcttggtagaatttttgttgtagattagctgagtcaaggaccacaattttgctcgacttcgacatcagcattatacaaatatagttatgttagattcttgatcgatcaattaagttgaatacttatgttaggtttatgacgtatcacacttacttaatgttgtagggagccaagatgtagtccttgtcctgcatttctagcacAGCTCTTCCTATATATGTTGACATTTCAAGCCTGCGTattttggtcatttctcttatgacccttgatttctccttgttactcttccccttaatcttggggtcatcagtcctcaagtTCACGACCATGTTAGACTGGAAAATTCGTTGCTCATTAATGAATCTGACGGGTgccttcaacttttccgcattgttaaattgcatcctacataacaagtcactagtcattagcttctatagaatacattggtagatatatgaatgtaagggtagattgtaggcacttacaggcaccacacacttatgagattgacgtagAGTTTGTCGcggcggaacaaagcgtgcatatCCTTTAAATCCACCATGAGGTAGGAGTTTCTGCTTAGATAAAtgttagcggggacagaagcagtgattgtGGAGAACCTCgtgcgacatgccctcatgtaccattcgtggaatctcctcatctcccatggaccttcttggagttgaagcaatggcagaaatggcttgccatgctcatatttctcaggaacatctggtgtaggaaagaaatccaactgagaggtacttaatgttttgccggtctctttcacgagatcgcccttcgctggagatttcTGAGCGGATTATGCCTTTGATTTTGATGAGGAcaaaagccacctcttcaccggagatggtagagtcttttcgtatggggtaaccatgacaGGGACTCTCTGATGCTCAGGTGAATGTGGCGGAGGCgtagacgctggaggcggaggtgccagAGTCGCGGGCGGTGGAGGCAAAGATGCCTGAGGCGTAGATACTGGGcgcgggggcgaaggtgcctgaggcggagaggcttggctctgggctggaggtgcctgaggcggcgAGGCTTGTCTCTGGGGCGGAGGAGCCTGAGGTAGACATGCTGGACGCGGGGGCAGccgtgacgctggcgattgtgacttcagACGGCTaaagatgatatcccgtctaAGCCATacaatgaagttgccaacagccttATCAAGAATCTCGATACcatcaggtgtgctgatgttaagcttgtacttcatgaaaagtggctataccgagtccacttgtaccctgctgtaaccggccggaatatcttgattgtgaaacacacggcctggaatggcctggcccgtgGCAGCCTTGATAGTGAAGTCTCCCCTGCCAAcaagaacatgtagcatgcaaggggtagcctctgtgatatcgtccacaggatatctctggttatcgacctgcgtggacccgacgctgctccgaaagcctgggcttgttggttgctctatcatcattaatgtcgtcttttccttctccttttcattccacatcttcatgaactggaacttaacctgttcttgtatctctttcgctagggtcttcttatatctattgcGGGTCTTGTATTGGCTCGCAGcatctgggaacccatgcttccagcccacttttgatccgatgcctcgagtgcgacccgggtgttccttgttccccagggccttggtaagcaggccATTCTCCCTGTCCGGCTCTAGATACCCTTCTTTACCAATcccttgaatggtctgggtcacctctaTGGTCTCAGGGCTTtggaaggctaagtccccagactcgattcgttgtgaccgagcgtagacccagttcctacTTCGCTCGTCataattttccaaagggttgggtttcccagcctgggcagcctcttcttcttgcctcctcaactcagaaattttgggggcgtacctaGACGatcccaggtgatggtggtgcttgttcttcttcgcaaggtacTTGAACAATTCACTtagtttgatggcatcaggtgtggtcttctgcctaacaaactctatccattggtctggcgtaatctttccgtatttattaaagggtaccaagttcttcttcacgaagtccttatttagctcactcttccagcctcagaagctctttcccatagttttcaatgcattctgtttggctacttcctctgttcccgaggggaatcggatggttctttGCAATGTTACctacaggaactccttcgtTTCATCCGGCAGCAACTGCCAATCAGTTATAATAATTGGGacatactccttgacaagaaatccacAACTGTTGCAGAATTTGGCGCATGCCTCACTAGGTGCAACAGGCTCTCCTTAAACACCGACCTGTGTAATTGTATAAATGCCAGACGACAACTTATTTCTACTACACTCGTCCCGTCTTCGTTTCAGCGTacccccagagggacccgaagtttcgggcatagagggagcggaaggttgtggcgcagaatgttgtggcACAGATGATCGACATGAAGATCTTTGCTCCCTCACCctatagagagaaaaaaaaggagagttcacataaacaaaaaaatattcctccatttaagaagtataaaatgcattgactcaactaaatacctcttcggcagggtcgtagtcgttgtcactttcTCGACATCGGATCTCCCTATCGCAAGGAACAGGGCTCgagctgtgatacgagcccgagctttcaCTGCCCTCGGAGGACGGCTGGTGCGAGCttaggctcctatccgacctcctgcttgcatccgccccatcttgtgccggggcatcctctattgggagcggcctTTGTACTGGGGAGCCCTCTATTGGGATCATCCTCTGTACCGGGGCGTCCTCTATTACGAGCGGGCTTGAGCTCGAATCCGACCttctgcttgcttctggtttcttaggggtaacTATCCTCTTATGCCTCATGGTACTTACTTgaccactggattattattacCTAGAAAGATaccattgtgaagcaagatgcaataatattattttagaagaaagaaaaggaatcaatctATGTGTTTTAAACAAATTGCTGATaaattttgatgacattttgacaGATCCTAAAAGATTCGCTACGTCGTTGTCTTCTCTACTCAATCCTAAAAGATCCTTGGAGTCCTCGCCAGCGTGACAACCCATGGCCTTTTCCCCACTGTTCTACATCTCCGGTCGATCTCCTGCTCTCTCGTACTCCCTCGTTAGAGAGTAGGAGATCGAGCAGATACCAATCTCGCTCAAGATACCAATCTAGACATAGTGGTCAATTTACTTGTTGAATGGTAGGGTGGTACAAGGGAAGGCTTGTAGCAGACGGGACTACACAACCGAATATTGCGGTGGCTTTTTAAAAATGcttattaatttctatttttagatgcAATTGTTAGTTGGTAGCATCTTCTTAGGATATGTAACAACAAAAATCACACTAGGAATGACAAATATTCCTCTTATCAACTAGACTCTACAAATAAATCACAACAACCGCAAACAAACCCTAAGCAAATGGAATGAGAGAATTTAATATTATATTGGATAAACAATGTTTAGAGGATGAACAAACAAATTAGCATAATCTGTCTAATCAACCAAGACATTAAAAACAAATCGCACTAAAATTCACTTGTTCATTATGTTTGCAGCAGTAAGCTTGTTGATTGATTAAGAGATAACCGTGCAACAACAAAATCCTCACACAGCAAacaaagaggaagaaaacaTAATACTGACCAAAATCCCCACATAATACTGTCACACCAAGCTTAAGATAGGAACCAACTGAACAAGTGTTAAAACAAAGAGATTGCTCTCAGTGCGGGTTACCGAATTAACGGCCATCCAACGCATACTAAGATTTACCGAATAGTGTAACAAATCACCTCTAGAGCTAGGCCGAGCTACCCAAGTTAATGATCAAGTACAAAACGAACTTAGAGGAATTATCACCGACGGAGTTTGTTAattcaggaaatgaagtgccagttggttttttttttcatattttccatGATCTAACAAATTTAAAATTGTGGGATTCAAGACTTCAGATCTCTcacaaaacatttttataacAATTATTGTACATTATGGCTATCAATTGGGCTTTGTCCAGGAAAATGACTTGGTTTGAGACACATGCTCTGGTAGTCCTGTGTAGCTCCCTAAAATCCTAAATGAAACAAGATCACAAACTGGCGACTACGACCTAGCTCAAGAGCACAAATGAAACACTAAACGAACTTAGCCTGTTATCATCACAGAGTTGAGGCACCTACCAGCAAGGCCAAAGGAAACAGAGAGCTCAAGGCGCCAAAGGGCACCAACATGACCAGACCAAGCACTAGAGCACCCACCGAATAGAGCACATAGAGCAGAAATGAAACAAGATCACAAACTGGCAACTACGGCCTAGCTCAAGAGCACAAATGAAACACTAAACAAACTTAGCCTGCTATCATCACAGAGCTAAGGTGCCACCAGCAAGGCCAAAGGAAACAGAGAGCTCAAGGAGCCAAAGGGCTCCAGCACTGACCAGACCAAGCACTAGGGCGCCCACCGAACAGAGCATAGAGAGCACACAGAGCTGAGAACATTATTCAAAGAGCACTGCGGCATGATGGCCAGGCATCATAGAGCACAGCGGCACAATGGCCGGACGTCACAGAGCACAAGAAAGGACCACGGCTCGGCCGGAGCACTGGCTATGACGGCTCGATCAGGCATCACAAAGCACAAGAAAGGACCACGGCTCAGCCGGAGCACTGGCTACGATGGCTCGGTCGGGCATCACAAAGCACAAGAAAAGACCACGGCTCGGCCGGGTAGAAAGGGGAGATGGCTACTCACCGAGTAGTTAGAGTTAGGGAGCACGCGCGGGGTCGGGGTACCTGGCGGCAGCGGTTCCTCCTCGGTGGCGAGGTCCTCCTCGGTACCTCGGACGGCGGACGGAGAGGGCGCGACTCCTCATCGAGGGGCGGCGGACGGAGAGGGGTGGCCCTCCTCGTTGGGGGAGAGCGCACGGCAGACGGAGGAAGAGGGCGCGGCGAATGGACGGAGGCGGAAGAAAGCTCAAGAGGCAGCTTGACGGCGTGGGCAAACTTAGTAAAAGGCTAGGGTTTTTAGGCATCGCACGATTTTATATATAGTAGtcatttccataggcggttgaccttaggaaccgcctgtgaaaatgaattttcacaggcggtttaccTTAGTAGCCGCCTGtgaaaacatatatttttctctagaaccggcaatgattattttttgtgaaatattcttttattacatattaagcttcttaaattaaagcatataatttGAATATTTGGATACAATGTTCTATTAGCTTTCTAACGATGTTTGAGGCGGTCCTTGACTGTGGATATATTTCGAGTAAAATAACGTAAAACATCAActtgtttggtcacaatgacattttcagaaacaGTACAATATTCAACAACGTACTCTGACAGTTAAAGCATATAACTTGAATATTTAGATACAATGTTCTATtaactatttgccttgaactgtttttcctACACTATCAAGGTGTATGTAGGGCATCACAAATCTAtctagggttgcttctacaagtttgatcttttctggatctctgaAAGGTGGCACAtcgtcgaactgattgtatcattcctcatcctccacattctcaactccgacaattctttatTTTCCAGCAACAACTACGtactattttcacagacggttcacataaggaaccacctgggaaaattagttttcacagacgATCCACAACTGCACGGGGCCGCAGTCACCTACTCAGATGGTTTGTTCTATGAACCGCTTGTAGAAATTAAGCCTAGGTAtctcaaaaaatagcttttgtagtagtgtcctCTCCTTCCGAAGAAACCAGCTTCCAGAATGAAAATGGAGTCGAAACTACACCTAATGATCTTTGGAAGCCGCTTACGCGTCGAAAGCCACCAATTCACCAGTTCCATGTTTGCCCGTGGAATAAAACGATGGAGGCCCACTGGCCTCAGCAGAAGGAATCAAACCTCATGGCTATAGACATAGCTGAGGAGAAGGTGTTGGATGGTTTCATCAGCCTGACAACATAGGGAGCAAGGGCCACCATTCCTCAGGTTATATCTTTGTAAGCAATCATTCGTCTAGTAGCAATCAAAGAGAGCCAAccaaaagaagaacttgcattTTTCTGGCACCTTCGTCTTCCATAGCTATTTCGCCCTAGGTAGCTCTGTTTGCCCGTAAAAGAAGACCCTGTATGCCAATGATAAGGAGTATTGCTGGTTGGTAGACCAACACCAAATGAACTTATCCGAAACATCTGTTAATTCAACCAGTTCCACGGTATCTCAAACACGCAGAAACTCAACCAAAACAGAGACTGTCAGCGAGCCCGTAATGTCTACGTACCTACCACTAGGTATACAATACATGAGAGATGTGCTATATGTGTACTGATCGTTTTGGTAGCGCGCTTCTATCATGACATTGCAACAAAGACAAAAGAGGCATGAGGACCCGATCAACTCCACGTCCTGTAGAGCACGTAGGTGTCCTGTGTTGTGTCGACGATTCCACGTGCTCTTTGGCCAGGTACTAGTAGGTGCTCATCATCTTGTGGCTCCCATCGCCATTATTACATTGTCCATTCCTTGCTCCGAGTGGCTAGCTTGGGCTTGAGGTTGGGCGCTGCTCTATTGGAAATTTTAAGGATGCTTGCAGTTTCCTAGTACAGCACCTTATTCTGAAATAGTGCCTATACCATGTGCAATTAAAATAATGGGATAAATCATTCCTGGAAAAATAAGATGTTCTGATAAGAAAATCAGATTTTGACAAGGCTCTGATGGGGTTAGTGTATGTGCTTGgagatgaaaagaaaattagatTTTGGCTAAATACTTGGCTCAAGCAATGTCCACTAAAAGTCTGGTATGATATATATGCTCTTTGGAATTTGAATGATCAGAAATATACTATTCACCAGATTTTGGGAGAGGGGTATGTGAATCTTTCTTTTAGAAGAACACTTGGTCCACAAGAAGTTGCAGAATGGCTAGTTGAATGCTCTGCTTCATAGTATTCAGTTGGCTGATGTACAGGACTCAGTGTAGTGGACTTTGGAGAAATCTGGAGATATTTCCACATCCTCTCTCTATAAACACATTACTTTTCCTGGTGTTTGAGATGCTAGAATTATTGAAATCTGGGAAACTAATTAAAATACATCTTAAAATTAGAATTTTTCTACGGATGCTGtacaaaaatataattcaaTCTACTGATCAATTGTTGAGGAAAAAATGGAAGGGTAGTGAATGGCGTAAGTTTTGTGGGAGTAGAGAAACAGCATATCACATAATGTTCCAATGTCCTTTTGGTTAAATATGTGTGGTGTGTGTTTAGAGACATTTTTACTTTGGACCTCCCCTGTCTCTAATGCAAAAGAGTTTGTAGATATGTTTTTGAGCCCGGGGGGAGCAAACGAAGTGACTTGATGATTTACCTTCTAAGAGTCACTTGCTGGTCTCTTTGGCTGACAAGGAATTATCTcgtttttagaaattttatccGTATATATAGCGACTCAACTTTCACTACACACCTTTTTGGCTATGATTTATGTAGTTATATTGTTGCAAAGAACTACTACTCTGTAAATAGTTAGTGGAGGTACTTCCTAAAATAAATGTTCTACAATATTATTTCCACATGACAAATCTTGAAACCTACATGTACCTATATTACATTTTTGGACAATAGGTCCATCCTAGCTTTATATAGAAAGCCAAACGTTCTAGAGAGATACAACGAGgaaaggagaaacaaaaaagattgaaAACTAAAACGGTACTACCGAATAAGTTATACCATTATGTTTGTAATCATAAAGGATTTCTAAATAAactgtatatatacacacgttCTTAAATTATATCTAATTCCTGTGTTGTGCCAAGTACGTATGGTCTAGTCAAGGTAGTATTCCTTGTCTTCTTGTGTGCCTGCACGGTGGGCGTGTACAACGACCCTGGTGCCAGATCCATCCCGCCCCGACCTAGCTACCTTGGCAGCGATCCCGCCCGCCCTAGCTATCTTGCAGTCATGTCCAAATCAGCTATCAATCGTTACTACAAAAACCTTTAATCTATAGACGGTTCAAAGACAATGATCCCAATCTGTTTTGGCAAACTGACTATGATCatggttatcactgtcggttcttcaTCCATGGTGTATGGAGAACTTTTCAATCAATTTTTAAGCAGATATCACAATCAGATGGAGCCTCGAACTAACTATATAATATCTTAGTCGGTTCAAGAATAGAACAGACTGTGATGTGTAATCAGGGCCAGTCCTTAGGTAGGGTAGGGCAGGGTAGCCGGGTTAACCGCCTTGGGCTCTGAAAGTTAGGGACCGCATCCGATATAAACACTTGTATGACTGTTTATGGGGTAATAATCAATATATTAGCTTAACTGTAGATCATCCGAAGCTCAGGAACATGTCCAGAATGGTAACTAGTCAGGCAACTAGGAAAATAAGAGAAGGCTCAAAATAGTTCCTTCATCTTTGTCCGTTCCTTTCTTAACATTTGTCCATTTCTTCAACCAAAGCATTCGTCAGTAATCATGGTAATTAGCCCAAGGCTGCAAGCCAAAGTCATGGTAATCACACATCCGTCCATTCCTCCATCTCGTACCCCTCGACCGCTCCTCTCTCCCTGAAAAAAAATGCCATCGACCGCCAACTGCTAGTGATCACTCCTTGCACTATTAAAGGAGGAGGTGAGTTCACACTACCGGATTTTGatactttgccgtgtgcccagggcacacggcaaagcgctaaaaacactcggcaacatgtttgccgagtgtaacactcggcataacactgtcggcatacacagtgccggcaaacagctgtttgccgagtgttttatatcgagcactcggcaaacatatttgccgagagccaaatacgacactcggccAAAAAAAGCGACCTAACGGCGCCACGGCCTtaacggcctctttgccgagtgtctaatGTATACACTCGGTAAACCCGAGGACACGTGGCGCTCgcgacttt of Phragmites australis chromosome 3, lpPhrAust1.1, whole genome shotgun sequence contains these proteins:
- the LOC133910585 gene encoding zinc finger protein 2-like, with amino-acid sequence MGNSEQDHHPSALAEPEEPPGFFLCTYCDRKFYTFQALGGHQNAHKYERTLAKRRREISAAMREHGASVAGADQVVDASGAEPEPKRSRPLDAQHVVPVPGNDVERTDELDLSLRL